From Paenibacillus sp. FSL H8-0537:
CCAGAGGGCCCATGGCCACCCGCTTTAAATGGACAACCTGTTTGCCTACTGCCTCAAACATCCGCTTGACCTGGTGGAATTTCCCTTCCATAATCGTTAGCGTAATCATCGACATAACGCCTTCATCCGTCTGTTCTTGGCTCCGTACATTTAGACGGGCAGGCATCGTCACATACCCATCATCCAGCTCAACGCCCGCAGTGAACTGATCTTGATCTGCACGTCCTACCTTCCCTCGCACTACAGCCTCATACGTTTTGGGCACATGCTTGCGCGGCGACAGCAGCTCGTGGGCCAACTGCCCATCATTGGTCAGCAGCAGCAGACCAACCGTATCCTTGTCTAGACGCCCTACCGGAAACGGCTGGATCGCTTGATCCTCATTTTCGAGCAAATCGACGACTGTCTCATCTTTACGATCCTCCGTAGCCGATACAACGCCTGCTGGCTTGTTCATCATAAAATAAGCGAATTCCCGGTAATTGACCTGCCGTCCTTCGAACCTGACCTCATGCAGTTCAGGATTAATGATCATGCCGCTATCTTTCACAACAGCTCCGTTAACTGTAACGAGCCCCTGCTTGACGAATTTTTTAATTTCACTTCTCGTGCCGTTGCCCGTATGGGACAATAGCTTGTCCAGCCTTATTTTTGCTGCCAAAACGATCTCTCCTCCAAATATCTGCTTCCCTATTTATGCAACAAACCTCCAAAGGCGTTCGCTTGTGCGCCACTGGAGGTCTGTTATTAGCTTTGCGTACCCTTCTTCGCCCGCAAAACCGCCGCTTCAACGTCAAGAGCAAGCTGCTGGAGCCCGAACAAATCCTCCTGCTCCCACATTTCATTAAATTTCAGCTGAAATTGAGCAGCTTCCCGAACGCGGTGGTAAAAATAAAGATCCTGTATCGTGCTAAGCACCTTGCTGACAACATTCGAGCTTTCCTCGAAGCCGCGCTGCGCATCCAAAATTTCATGGCGAATGCTCGACATCTCCTCATCAAGGGAGGAGGCCGCCTCCGCCGCCTTTTTGAGACGCAGACGCACATCCTCAGGCAGGCTTTCCTTATATTTATAGTTCAGCGAGTGCTCGATCGTCGCCCAGAAATTCATCGCGAGTGTGCGAATCTGAATTTCTGCCAATACTTTTTTCTGACCGAGCGCTGTTTGGACAGGATATTCCACGATCATATGATAGCTGCGATAACCGCTATCCTTGTAATTCGTAATATAATCCTTCTCATTCACAAGCTTCAAATCTTTGCGCGAACGAATTAATCCGGCAACCCGGTGAATATCATCAACGAACTGGCACATAATGCGAATGCCCGCAATATCCTCAATCCCTTGCTCCAGCTGGTCAGCTGGCACATGAAGCCGCCTTGCCTTCTCCAAAACGCTCGAAACCTTCTTCACTCGGCCTGTGACA
This genomic window contains:
- a CDS encoding GTP pyrophosphokinase family protein; translation: MDGRDWNLFLQPYEQTVEELKVKFKTLRVELKRRESYSPIEFVTGRVKKVSSVLEKARRLHVPADQLEQGIEDIAGIRIMCQFVDDIHRVAGLIRSRKDLKLVNEKDYITNYKDSGYRSYHMIVEYPVQTALGQKKVLAEIQIRTLAMNFWATIEHSLNYKYKESLPEDVRLRLKKAAEAASSLDEEMSSIRHEILDAQRGFEESSNVVSKVLSTIQDLYFYHRVREAAQFQLKFNEMWEQEDLFGLQQLALDVEAAVLRAKKGTQS
- a CDS encoding pseudouridine synthase; this encodes MAAKIRLDKLLSHTGNGTRSEIKKFVKQGLVTVNGAVVKDSGMIINPELHEVRFEGRQVNYREFAYFMMNKPAGVVSATEDRKDETVVDLLENEDQAIQPFPVGRLDKDTVGLLLLTNDGQLAHELLSPRKHVPKTYEAVVRGKVGRADQDQFTAGVELDDGYVTMPARLNVRSQEQTDEGVMSMITLTIMEGKFHQVKRMFEAVGKQVVHLKRVAMGPLALDPELEEGSYRELTEGELELLRTYRRTDLQ